One genomic region from candidate division WOR-3 bacterium encodes:
- a CDS encoding PAS domain S-box protein: protein MKKIFASISSSPPQQFEIRELTKRDLLGQQVAVYADSLESFFGKYGELTQRICGIVITLNDRFAAYPIYPLLWHFLVPSSYKNDIYHISMYFLELIDHVKKLTEENAYLNTEIKRENLSLKNAWLNYNETIDRLGIRIEELKNEISARQKIESRLNRRIDFESLVSDVTSKLASSIGDNSDVTVRDVLEKIAVFTGSKSIVIFELNEPNQTARVLICWSRKKKGEQSCPGKSFTFKSDLPFFTSLKNSVKVFTSDISENSFKDFFPDILRIFDKNNSLLALPIESSGLVKGFACFEKSPGDGCPSDEDIRFLKFLCETIIEFLDKSRIEKMLIESEERFREITEMLPEAIVELDQNGLISYANRKFFDLFGYDEDDLKSGIFALDLVAEDQREEAVNSFSRRIRTKNIEPVEYKAMKKDSSLFPSLFHGCFEKGLNEQRKVRGVIFDLTEIKKAEEERLKFQKLESVSLLAGGIAHDFNNLLMGLFGNIEIAKMLTPEGDKAYAFLEIAEQAMENAKNLTNQLLTFSKGGDPIKETLSLGEVILETAAFSLRGSNIKLEPDIQKDLWQVEADKSQISQVISNLIINAQQAMPAGGLISITARNRDSTNGKRIEIIVKDTGIGIPEKYQDKVFDPYFTTKQHGNGLGLAITHSIISKHGGSISLNSILGKGTTFTISLPAKIVEKAEKENVGKIEEAVSMKSFRILVLDDDEFLRDIIESMLKIMGHTVVCLSDGLQAVEEYKKSMKSDSGYDVVITDLTIPGSIGGKEVAEKILAIDPEAILIVSSGYATDPILSEYMSYGFKSRLYKPFRFDDLKKAVFHATETLHKQP from the coding sequence TTGAAAAAAATCTTCGCCAGTATTTCTTCTTCTCCGCCACAACAATTCGAAATCAGAGAGTTGACAAAAAGAGATTTACTGGGGCAACAAGTGGCTGTGTACGCCGACTCGCTCGAATCATTCTTTGGGAAATACGGGGAATTGACTCAACGGATTTGCGGAATTGTCATAACGTTGAACGACAGGTTTGCCGCTTATCCTATATACCCCTTGCTTTGGCATTTCCTCGTTCCCTCCAGTTACAAGAACGACATCTACCATATCTCCATGTATTTTCTTGAACTTATCGATCACGTAAAAAAACTTACCGAAGAAAACGCTTACCTTAATACAGAGATCAAGAGAGAAAATTTAAGTCTTAAAAACGCCTGGCTCAACTATAACGAGACAATAGACCGACTGGGCATAAGAATCGAAGAACTCAAAAACGAAATTTCAGCAAGACAAAAAATCGAAAGTCGTCTCAACCGCCGAATTGATTTTGAAAGCCTTGTTTCAGACGTAACTTCAAAACTTGCAAGTTCGATCGGCGATAATTCCGACGTGACTGTCAGAGACGTTCTCGAAAAAATTGCGGTTTTCACCGGATCGAAAAGCATTGTCATTTTTGAATTGAACGAACCGAACCAAACTGCCAGAGTGTTGATTTGCTGGAGCCGGAAAAAGAAGGGAGAACAATCCTGTCCCGGCAAATCATTCACTTTTAAAAGCGACTTGCCTTTTTTCACGTCGTTAAAAAATTCCGTTAAAGTTTTCACGTCGGATATCTCGGAAAATTCGTTCAAAGATTTTTTCCCGGATATACTGAGAATTTTCGATAAAAACAATTCCCTTCTGGCTCTGCCTATCGAATCGTCAGGACTTGTCAAAGGATTTGCATGCTTTGAAAAAAGTCCGGGTGATGGCTGCCCGAGTGACGAAGACATTAGGTTTCTCAAATTTTTATGCGAAACAATTATCGAATTCCTGGACAAAAGCAGGATTGAAAAAATGCTGATAGAAAGCGAAGAAAGATTCAGGGAAATAACCGAAATGCTTCCGGAAGCCATTGTCGAGCTTGATCAAAACGGTTTGATATCATACGCCAACAGGAAATTCTTCGATCTATTCGGTTATGATGAAGATGATCTGAAAAGTGGGATTTTTGCTTTGGACCTTGTAGCCGAAGATCAGAGAGAAGAAGCGGTAAATTCTTTTTCACGTCGGATCAGGACTAAGAATATCGAACCGGTCGAATACAAAGCCATGAAGAAAGATTCATCGCTTTTTCCGTCCCTTTTTCACGGATGCTTTGAAAAGGGCTTGAATGAACAAAGGAAAGTACGAGGTGTAATTTTCGATCTCACGGAAATAAAAAAGGCTGAAGAAGAACGCCTCAAATTTCAAAAATTGGAGTCCGTCAGCCTACTGGCCGGAGGAATCGCCCACGATTTCAACAACCTTCTCATGGGTCTTTTCGGAAACATTGAAATCGCAAAAATGCTTACCCCGGAAGGAGATAAGGCTTACGCTTTTTTGGAAATTGCCGAACAAGCCATGGAAAACGCAAAAAACCTTACAAATCAGCTGTTGACTTTTTCTAAAGGCGGTGATCCGATCAAAGAGACTCTTTCTCTCGGCGAAGTCATTCTGGAAACGGCGGCGTTCTCCCTAAGGGGAAGCAATATCAAACTTGAACCGGACATACAGAAAGACCTGTGGCAGGTTGAAGCGGATAAAAGCCAGATAAGCCAGGTCATCAGCAATTTGATTATTAATGCCCAGCAAGCCATGCCTGCAGGCGGACTTATATCCATAACCGCGAGAAACAGGGACTCAACCAATGGGAAAAGAATAGAAATAATCGTCAAGGACACCGGAATAGGAATACCTGAAAAGTACCAGGACAAGGTTTTCGACCCATATTTCACAACTAAACAGCACGGAAACGGTCTAGGTCTGGCCATCACACATTCCATTATCAGTAAACACGGAGGCTCGATCTCATTGAATTCAATCCTGGGCAAAGGAACTACATTCACAATATCTCTTCCGGCAAAAATTGTTGAAAAAGCCGAAAAAGAGAACGTCGGAAAAATTGAAGAAGCCGTATCAATGAAGAGTTTTAGAATACTCGTTCTGGACGACGATGAATTTCTTAGAGACATCATAGAATCCATGCTTAAAATAATGGGACATACCGTAGTCTGTTTGAGCGACGGATTACAAGCCGTTGAAGAATACAAGAAATCCATGAAATCAGATTCCGGATACGACGTCGTCATTACCGACCTGACAATCCCGGGAAGCATAGGGGGAAAAGAAGTCGCTGAAAAAATCCTCGCAATCGACCCCGAAGCAATATTGATAGTTTCCAGCGGTTACGCTACCGATCCTATATTGTCCGAATACATGTCTTACGGTTTCAAATCGAGACTTTACAAACCATTCAGGTTTGACGATCTGAAAAAGGCGGTTTTCCACGCCACGGAAACTCTTCACAAACAACCTTAA
- a CDS encoding FIST C-terminal domain-containing protein, with product MKVFSHFSLNPDPYKAGLEIAEKIARIDPEIVFIFPTIHYEGSPETAEAMFDVIGKEDMVLVGNTGEGFYEKNKVSNSGVSALAVNSCGKIKWYPASADGMISDPFSATKSCIEKVNRNCNFSFPVLYFLASDFRADAKKITNALSETVRGPLIGGFAGDEYSFTSSFLYYGREVLTDSIVAVAINGDFEFDIKIAHELQPIGSIGRVTCAEGTRITEISGMPAMNFVEKQIGKPLNVVDQGIITFKVTETGQKHGHKIRSVMLPKDRKDDKSIILFSAIDEGDNVQVCLAPPEMMLKDIKDIGESMNNLSFKPSAALIVSCAGRKKVLADDIEIEVKTIASKCPSLKGLAGYPSFGEFGSVKNKTGYTKPLFHNMTFLILLLGDKEL from the coding sequence ATGAAAGTATTTTCACACTTTTCCCTTAATCCCGATCCTTACAAAGCCGGGCTTGAAATAGCCGAAAAGATTGCCCGCATAGATCCTGAAATTGTCTTTATATTCCCTACTATTCATTATGAAGGCTCTCCTGAAACGGCCGAAGCGATGTTCGACGTCATCGGGAAAGAAGACATGGTTTTGGTTGGAAACACAGGAGAAGGATTTTACGAAAAAAACAAGGTTTCAAATTCCGGCGTTTCAGCCCTGGCAGTAAACTCATGCGGTAAAATCAAATGGTATCCGGCTTCTGCTGACGGCATGATCTCGGATCCTTTTTCAGCGACAAAATCATGCATTGAAAAAGTAAACAGGAACTGCAACTTCTCGTTTCCCGTTCTTTATTTCCTGGCTTCAGATTTTCGAGCTGACGCAAAAAAAATAACAAACGCATTATCCGAGACCGTCAGGGGACCTCTTATCGGCGGTTTCGCGGGAGATGAATACTCATTCACAAGCTCTTTTCTTTACTACGGCAGGGAAGTTTTGACCGACAGCATTGTTGCCGTAGCAATAAACGGAGATTTTGAATTCGACATCAAAATAGCACACGAACTCCAGCCCATAGGTTCCATCGGCCGGGTCACGTGCGCAGAAGGTACAAGAATTACTGAAATATCCGGAATGCCGGCAATGAATTTCGTGGAAAAACAGATAGGCAAGCCTCTGAACGTGGTTGACCAGGGAATTATCACATTCAAAGTAACTGAAACAGGTCAAAAACACGGTCACAAAATAAGATCCGTTATGCTGCCAAAAGACAGAAAAGATGACAAAAGCATAATTCTCTTCAGCGCGATTGACGAAGGCGACAACGTCCAGGTTTGTCTTGCCCCGCCTGAAATGATGCTCAAGGATATCAAAGACATCGGGGAATCGATGAACAACCTTTCTTTCAAACCTTCGGCGGCGCTTATTGTAAGTTGCGCGGGACGAAAAAAAGTACTTGCCGACGACATTGAAATTGAAGTGAAGACAATTGCCTCAAAATGCCCTTCTCTTAAGGGTTTGGCAGGATACCCTTCCTTCGGCGAATTCGGAAGCGTCAAAAACAAAACGGGATACACGAAGCCTCTTTTTCATAATATGACCTTCTTAATTCTTCTTCTCGGAGACAAGGAGCTTTGA
- a CDS encoding RNA polymerase sigma factor has protein sequence MTVQKMSAGGKSDLKEPDDFLLIDEALEGKAKSLEKLVKKYQNYVFNISLRMLGSHEDARDASQEIFVRIITHLRSFEKKSSFKTWLFRIMMNYLLDAKKTLAENYLVSFDRYSEVIKSTPDARLEVNPVKAKILRDETRDHCLMGMIMCLDRRHRFVFIIGELLGFDGIEGSEIVRVTPQNFRKMLSRARKKIYGFMRDNCGLFSGDNHCRCEFKAHALLRNGQITPDRKNYQGTFGDLKGECSVKGKVLEKWFEETSGKLFGCQPVYKSPDFFAEIRKIVDQREVDAIFDG, from the coding sequence ATGACTGTTCAAAAAATGTCTGCCGGGGGAAAAAGCGATTTGAAAGAACCGGACGATTTCTTGTTGATAGACGAAGCTCTTGAAGGAAAAGCAAAATCTCTTGAAAAACTTGTAAAAAAGTATCAGAACTACGTCTTCAATATATCTTTGAGAATGCTCGGCAGTCATGAAGACGCGAGAGACGCTTCTCAGGAAATATTTGTAAGGATCATAACTCACCTCAGGAGTTTTGAAAAAAAGAGTTCTTTTAAAACCTGGCTTTTCCGCATAATGATGAATTATCTTTTGGATGCAAAAAAAACACTGGCAGAAAATTATTTGGTCTCTTTTGACAGATATTCCGAAGTAATCAAATCGACTCCGGATGCCAGACTTGAAGTTAATCCCGTGAAAGCAAAAATTTTGCGTGACGAGACAAGAGATCACTGCCTGATGGGGATGATTATGTGCCTCGACAGAAGGCACAGGTTTGTATTTATTATTGGGGAACTTCTCGGTTTTGACGGAATTGAGGGCTCAGAAATAGTCCGGGTGACGCCTCAGAACTTCAGAAAAATGCTTTCGAGGGCGAGAAAAAAAATTTACGGCTTCATGAGGGACAACTGCGGCCTGTTCAGCGGTGACAATCATTGCAGATGTGAATTTAAGGCGCACGCGCTTTTAAGAAACGGACAGATAACTCCCGACAGAAAAAACTACCAGGGAACATTCGGCGATCTGAAGGGTGAATGCTCTGTAAAAGGGAAAGTGCTTGAAAAATGGTTCGAAGAAACAAGCGGTAAATTATTCGGGTGTCAGCCCGTGTACAAATCGCCTGATTTTTTTGCCGAAATAAGGAAAATAGTGGATCAGAGAGAAGTAGATGCAATTTTTGACGGTTAG